gggcaaGTGCTATTGATTTTATCGTTAATGAGTAAAATTAATCGAACTATTCATTCCGCGACGCATGACGCCTCGTGAAGTAGCAATTGGATAAAACAAGATTTGGCCACGTATAACTGCTTGATCATGCTGTATTTTATTACAAATTGTTTGTGCATTTTTTGTAACAAAGATGGTATATTCAATCACTTGTATATGAATCATAAACGTGTTAATGTAAGTAAGAGGTTCTGAATTTGAAACTTCTTACTTGcacttgaaaaaaatgaaaaaaaaacatgttATTTAAGGTAAAATTATGTGACGTTTCTTGGTATGCACATTTAGAGTTTTTACCTTTGTGACAAATTTTGAACTTCTATAGAGCAAAACGGTTGGCACCCAACACTACATACACTtttgtttgttattttttttattttagatttcaGGTCATATCAATTTTACTTCAGTTGTAGCTATTGTCAAGTTCTAAGTTGTCTCAAGAGAGAATTTGATGTTCATGAATAATCATTTCTTGTGGGAATGTTTATAGGTCATGCCATGCTGCCTTACTTTCAATagtaaaatactaaaaaacTTCTTGTGGTTTGTCAAATATGCAATTTAATTCTCTCTAATTTGATAATCTACACTATAATTCTCTGTGATTttaactaaattgaaaattgaacgGAACGCATTCAATCTAACAATTGTAGGTGAAATGTCAATATTACCCTTGTAAAAATGAACTATTTGTAATTTGTCGAATATTCAATTTAACTctttttagtttaaaaaatTGCACTATAGCTCCTTGTGGTTTCGactaaattgaaatttgaatggAAAGCATTTCACGTATAACAAAGGTAATATTGAAATTTCACATACAACCATTAAATTGAATGCTTCCCATCCACTTTTTAATTTAGTCGAAATCATAGGAAGTTATAATGTAAATTTTCGAACTAGAGGAAGTTAAAATGAATATTTGACAAATCAtagggagttttttttttttaaattttttacccTACTTTCAATTAACAGCTTGTATCATAATCTCATCTATGCTAGgtaagggaaaaagaaaaagtaacgGAGACAAAGGAGAGTCATGAAAGCATTCGTTCGAATAGTGTGTTTTTGAgtgtttgtataaaattttattttaatttactgTAGAATTTGAGGAAATACTTTCATGGATTCATGATCCCCATCCCTTCCCTTGTTCTATGATCAGGACTTGATCTCGATTAGGGATGAAAGGTGGGGTCACGGGGCATTAGGGGAGATGGAGGAGAAAATATGACAGAAAAGAGAGGAGATaagaagaggaggaagaaaggAAGGGAGAGAGAAAGGGACAGAGGAagtgagagaaaaaaaataaagttatgAGGAGAGGCAACAGCAACAGCAAATGGCGATGGGTTAAGAAAGGGAGGGGTAGAATAGAAATGATTAGACAGGGTGGTGGTAGAAGAGGGAAATGAACGTGTATTTTTAAGTATTTTGGggtgtatattttaaaaattttatgtgtttttatgtattattaaaaaaaacttgtctaataaaaacatgcaaaaaaaaaaaaaacaaccagGATGCCAAGCACACCCGTAGCGATCCTAGGGGcaccattttatttatttgtttgttgtTTGTTGGCATAATCGAAGCTTTTGTCCTGGAAAGATACGGAAACTAATGACAGTAGCATCAGCAAAGGCACCCATAGTTTCGTGGCATAAATAATTAAATTAGCCAAATGGGTAATGATCATATCCCACTAAGTTtattaattaaaagaaacttAATTACCTTTTAGGTCAAAGTTTGGAGTATAACAGAAAAGCGAATTTGGGCCACCAGATGAATCCTCGGGCACATTGATTGGATTACCTTATGACGTTGTTTCGGGGTCTCAAATAATTACCTAATCCATGAATCGGCTGTCGGAACCCTCAAACCAATAAGATACGTACAACCGACTACTAATGACTCGACTTCCAATCTAATAAACCCAAGCATTCTATAATCATTATTATAGTACAAACTATTAGTACAAGAGAAAACAAGAAGATTGGTGATCAGAACCTACGAAATCCATATATATCCTGTTGTTTAATCTTTTAGAAGTTTGCCTGTGAAGTTGCATTATCATTATTCCTCTAAAGAGACTAGTTGGAACATCTCTTTTTTTTCGTGGGGCTCCTATTTTTTGGCTTTCATATTGAGTCACATCGTTGATTAGGATACAATCTAAAAAGCTGCAAATATAACTAATGTTTTTGGCTATGTCCATTATGAAGTTGTTGCCTAAAAGAAGATAACCCTCCGTCCCTCACGATGAAGGAAACTGTCGCGAATGCCGTACGTGTCCCGAAAAACAGACACGCAGGCGATCAACAAACAAGTACGCATATGTTTACAACAAATAAAAAGCATTTCAGTGTAGACTGGAGTAACTCTTTGATGCGGACATTAATCTTCCTGGCTCAAATGGGATGAAACGAAACCGGAGAAGTGCAACGAAAGTACAAGGGGTGGGAGAAAATGGGATGAAACGAAATCGGACAATGGAATTAGGTGACGTTGGAACGTTACACATTCATTACCTTTCACTTTTTCATAGATAAGGCAAGCCCACTAATATTCCCACTAACAATTGTTTCCCAAAAGGTGCTCCCTCTCTCCTCCTCATATTTTGGTTTCTACAAAGAAAGGGCCCCCTATCATCAGGAGTCTCTCTACTTATCATCCGTACGTTTACCACCATGGAAAGATTTGGCTTCTTTTTTACATTCTTTATGTGTTGCTAGTGTAATAAAACCACTCACGATCACGATCACGATGTAaatttacataaaaaaaaaaaagctgatcTGTTGCCTGCCCCAGCAGAAGATCAGTAGTAGTAGTATGATGGATGCAGTTGTAGGTAGAAATGAATGAAAAGCGGAGCATAGTACTGTAGTATTAAGATGAAGGCAATCAATCCTCTCACATGGTTTACAGTTCCCACAACTACCATTCCATCATGTTTGCGCAGACGCGGACATGGTGTAGAATAGTTGGTCAGCAGATCGAGGTTATGTGGTGATAATTGCATCCTCTTTGATGCCAACTGTTGGATGTCGAATTGGTGGACGTTATGTGCCCATAGATAGAGAAAATGAGTAAACAGTGTGGGGGAATGGATGGTACGAGTTACGAAATCTCAAGTTCGATGGAATTTGAAAGCGATTTTGGAAATAGACAGACAGGAGTATTGAACTTTCCTTTCTCTTGATGACAGCCCAAAATTCATGATAAGATGATGACTGACCAAAATATACTCTCATAACGTAATGGACTAAGTCAGGACGATGAAGGTGCTGAAATAGTTGCGTAacatcatcattagtttcatttttcttctctgtGCAGTGGTAAGAATCCTTGTGAGTTACGTGTCTCCCACGACATTCTTTAGTTATTTTTGCGTTTGCATTTCCGGGAAATAAAGAAAGGAATGGGATGATGCGCCAATGTGAGGGTTGGTTTTGGGAAATACTGAAGCTCTGTTTGAATTAgctttttttgaaatatttttgaaaaattttactgtaatagtgtatatgaaaaatttttattataaattttttttgatatattgtatggatgagatattttttgaattattatatattattgtaacattgaatttgaaaaacttatttttgaaaaaatgaccaATCCAAATGGAGCTTGAGATCTCTCATAAATTTACGGCAACTTCTGGTTCTAATCGTGGGTacagtaataaaaaaaaaaaaaaaagataaacgagggaaagagagaaaaacctaTCCTTATGGATATCGATATATGCTCAAATTTTGTTTCCTcgtcctcttttttttttttttttttaatttaaaaaaaaggttttttttcGAACTACAATGCACGTGAACTAAAATTCATCGAGGCGGTAGTGGTActtgaaggaaaaaaatatcCAGCCGGGAAGGGAACTGAAGTAGATGGTTGAGGAATCTGGTCGTAATGGAAATGCAGTATGCAGATACCCAGGTGGACGAATACGAGTAGTTAAGTAAAGGGAGCTTGGATTAAAGGGGGTAGATGGAATGTGCCGAAATTAGGACAGCGTCCCATCCTGAGATCAGCAATCAGCACTTGAAAAGAGCATCCAATCAAATCAAAGGACAAAAAGTGATTTGTACTGAAAGGATGGACTAAGCCTCAGGGTATCAGTACAAAACGCCCGCTGGTCTAGTGCTCGTACTCGTACTGGTACTGGTACTGGAGAAGGTGTTTGGTGGAGCAAAAGCGAAGCACTCGCCTGATTTGGTTTGTACAGTGAAATTAGGTCATGACAATAATGTTGAAGAGAAAGTGCTGCTGGTAGTTGATAGAAAAGAACAAACgatagaaaaaaaattcattgaagcAATAATCGTGTCCTGCTTCGTATGGTGGAACCCTTGATCCAATTAAATCATGCAAAGgtaataatatataatttttcaCGCCACCTGCCATGTGCCCTCCTTCTAACTTGTTAAATTTCACTCCTTTTTCgttcaaaaaataattattaaaagTCATGCAAGGATTCTGAGGCAATACATAATCCTCAATTCTGAAATCATATAATTGGCCAATAGAAAAGCAACAGGTAATTGCTAATTTAAGTTGTTTGCGACTTTGCGGTGGAAATTGATGATTAATCCTGGCACAGAGCGGAGTAATTGattatcttttgttttggttcCTAAATGGGTGATGGATGTTTCCATATTACCACAGTCCTCTCAAGAATGATGATCGCAAATATTAGTCcggagtgtttggatagcacaAAGATCTCAAATAAAATGTATTCTTTATTACGATGGAATCACATGCGGTTCCTTCTCGAATTGAACATTCATTTAGCGGCGTTCCTGGTTCGAAATGGCCATGCCAACCGACCGAATTGCAAGAAACTTTAAAGCAGCGGCTGCTTGACAGAAAAGATATCGTCATGTGCGCTTCTTATCTTACAGGTAAGCATGATTACAGGAACCAGCAGACGATACTCTGGTTTTGGAAATTCAGAAATAGTACCATGCACGGTAGCATTTCTCCAAACTCTGGTACACGAGTACTAGCAAGTTTCAAGAAGCTCAACCGAGAACGGAGGTGCTGTTTCCCGCcggaggagaaagaaagagagagagagagaaaagttaTCCAACCAAGAGGTCCAAGAACTAATTGGAGCAATTGAAAATGGTTTGTTTAGGCCAAGGTAGCTACCACCTCGAAAAAGTGAACTTGGCTTTTATTTTCCTAGTTTTACCATTGTATTTTTACAGCAGAGACATACTACTACTATTCCCTTGAGGATTTCTGAGTAGCGGCGATAAGTACGAAACATGATAATGGGAATATTACAGTCAACCTGACAGAGATCTCGCCCTAGAGTCCTAGACCGATTTCCATCTTTATTACACCAGTAAAAGCAACAAAATAGTAAACAAATTTAGCGACTGAAGGAAACAGGATTGCGTATGTATGGGCTGTGATTTCTGAACTCTTGTCTACCCGGGTTCACATTTATCATCTACGTTAGAAGATTATTATATCCTGATTGACGCAGTAATATGGTAGCAAGTTTTAGGATGGATGTCGATTACTGGATACCAGAAACCGAAAGCAGAGCTACCTACGGACAGATccaagtttttttctttttgctcatGTCTTCCAAGCAAGCGTGCTTGAGAACACACAAAATTCTGTCATATATTGGTTGGGTATTGATGGCAATTGCCAGCTTTAAATTACTTGAAACGTAAGCAAAATGATTTTTTTAGTTACTATTGGAGTAATAAAATTTCTTCAGTACTGTACATGAAATAGGTAGGAGCAGAGAGAGAGCTCTCTAGTACAAAGGGATCGCCATTCGCGGTGGCTTAGGCGGCTTCTTGGGCACCTCCACAACTATTTTCTCCAGTCTCGGAGGCTCGCATGGACATGGCATTGCAATGAACTTCGGAATTTGATCACCGGGCATTAGTACTGGCAAGCTCTGGTTTTGATTCTGCTTCATGTTctacaacaaaagaaatcaggGTATCCAATCAGGAGCTGCAAATTGATTGAATTTTGTAACATCGACAACCAGAAGCACAAAACCAATTTATCGCAGcaaaatttatttctttttccgtTAGAGCGAAGTTATGGGGAATCaggttttatatatatatatatataaaaatttgcgGTTACCATGTGGGCAAGTTTAGGTTTCGAGGCGTCTTGAACACCATCTTCCTCGAGATCCGTGGCGCCGGGGAGAGATCGGCGGAAGGACCGGAGCTTGTCCCAGTGGTAGCAGCAGGAAAAGATACCGCTCAAGCTGAAAATGACGATCAGGAGGAGGGCTGTGCCAAGAGGGAATCCCAGAGACGGCCGTGAAGCGTCCACATGAGGAGGTGAATAATCTGGACTTTCCATCGCTCAAACAATTGTCTTTACTGCCACTCAATAAGCGCCCTACTCCCCTCATCGAGGGTCggaaaaaatcaaaagattgaAGCTTTGACACGAAGAGATTGGGAACCACAAAGATTTTCCTTAATTATAAACCAGGTTTGGGGAAAGTGGGGATGGATAAGAGAATTGGTTACCGGTTAGTAGTTCTACCAACTCTCTCTAATACTTAACTAATAATAGTAGCGTCTTGCTAGTGGGGAATGGGGGCAGAGCAAAGAGGAGAAGGTGGTGAGAATTTATAAATGGGAAGGGTAGGGGTGCAGGTGCAAGCGTGAAGAAGCGGTAAAGAAAGGTACAGCTAGTGTCCGGGTCAAGGTACGGAGGAAAGGGCGGGACTGCTGTCCCACATGCTGACTCCTCTGATGCTATCTTGTCTTAGGCCCCATTGTGGTCTATTTCTCGGTGGAGGAGGAGAGCATGAACTGATGACTGAGTGCTATCTATGTAAGGCTTAATTTGCTTCTTTTGCGGGCAGGCatttatatttgtatatatttagAATGTAATAATAAAGTCGAAGAAGGGATGCAGGAAAGCAGAGGAGAGGTGTCCGTCGGGTAAAACACCTCTTTGTCAGAACGTGAAAAAGATTATGATGTGGCTTTTGAAAACTGGAGATATGAATATGATGCTGTTTAGCTGGAGGGCCGCCGCTGATCCGGAAACTTTAGACAGCTTCTTATACGCCCTGCCCCACCTTGTTCTGCCCTGTCCTTTTACTCCTCTCCTCTTCGCCTCAGGTTTATGCTAATCACACAGATGCCTCTTCCAAATTCAACATTAGACTTATGCACCACGCACCGCACCTCTCTTGGTAAACTTGGTAAACTTTAGGCGAGAGGTATTATTTTAGTTCAGTTGTGCAGTGCTGCTGCATGTAGCATATCATCGTTTCTGTTCGTTCTAATCTCGAGTCCCTCGTAAATTTATACTTAAATTAACGTGTGATTTATTAATGACTGGAGCATGAAATTAACGTGTGATTTATTAATGACTGGAGCATGAAAGAGGTTTCTTGTTCCGTCACTCAACgaccaaaaaaaataatggtACTCCTGCGGAAGTTGAGCAGTCCATGCATTATAGCGTTGGATTACTTATCACCGGCAACAACTGTAAGATGAGATCATTAATTAGTTTAAATCTTCTTTGACtgaaattttttctttccattttataTGATGCTGataggccaaaaaaaaaagagattttttGGGCTTGTGTGTGACCTTTTGAGTTCCCAAAGGACGGCATGAGCAGGCAGAGAGTCTAAAATCTTTTTCTTAGGAGAATTAATGGAAAACAGGGGAAggcatcattttcttttcttttcttttcttttttacctCGTCTAAATGAGCTCATTGAACCAACTTCCTAGTTACTAGAAGTTGTGCTTGGGTTTCTTTTTaagatattattttatttatattacATAGTAGCAAGTAATTTCTTGACAACAGCAAAAATACTCTCTGGCTTTTTGGTTTTTCGGCCAATGGCTCTGTCAGAAGTGCCGACGAGCGTTTGGATAGCacaattatctcaaataatatttcgcttgtatcataaacacatttcccaactcacctttttatattcaaACTAATAAGAGGTGGAATTCCAGAGataaagaaaacagcaaaaataaaccaaaaatctCAACAATTCAACCTCTCCACCCTTCTTACCTTTTGCCTAGCGGTGAATACTGTACTTTCATCTAATGACGGTTTGTCCCCAAGGAAGTCAACTTTGAAACGATTGCAAAAGTGTATTTTGCTTTCTGCTTTTTCGTGACAATTCTTGGACTCAAATCACTCGCATTTCGTTCTCCGCAAGTGGATTCTCCTAAATATCAACGGATaaagaagaaggaaaatatCTGAAAATTTTGTTTCAGCAGCCACTGAGATTGACAACTCTAATTGGGCCATGAACAGCTGCAGCACTAGACTCGAAACTCTGCATTCCATCCAAATCACAATACCAGAGCTGGCGACTGGTAAGAAGGTCCCCCATCATCGGAGCTGCAAAGGCGGCCACAGGGTTGCCTCTCATCAATTTATAATCCTCTCTACCCTCTCATCATCATAACTTAATGCGTTCCATTCTGGCTGCTAAAGCAATTGCAAGTTTAATGGCTCTATAGAGTTTCAAAATTACCGTCTGATTGCCGTAATTGGACATACAATACAGGTCTATCAATCGAGgtttaattcaaaaaaaaaaaaaaacgaaggtGTAACGGAGACTAACTAGCCGGAGTTATATACACTAATGAGGTCTGTCCTGACCAACTTAGCCCAGGTaagtcaagaattcaagaacaATTTGGCTTTTGAAATCGTAGAATACTTTGGCCGAATGGAGGAGTAAAAAgccttaaatttcatgttgaaAATTGGTTCAAGATGTTTCGGCACGAAATTAGATCACATGCATGTCATTTTCGGGTCCCCTGTCTTTTTTTCCTGTATGTCAGTATCATCCACTTGATGTTCGTGGTGACAGTGAACTACTTGTCTAAATATTTTTCCTGCAAGATTCTGTTTCTTCAAAATAGGCTGCCCTGTCAGTTTTAATGCGACTGCTCTTTGTATTTTGGCTGTGTCTTCACTGTTGATATCATTCctctaatctttttttttttttttttttggttttatctGAGGACGCGAGGGAATATGCTAATCAGGTCACTGCtccctttcttgatattttctTGTCATGGAACCAATCTATAACCGTGGCAAAGTACGTAGTCCTGGCAACTGGCAAGTCAAATGCCAAAATGGGATTTCTGAAGCAGCATATGCTTTATCCAGACATTCTCGAATAGCATCTTAGACTTGCCTGTAAGCCAAATATCCCCCTATTTCCTATCATGATTTGATTTCATTACATTATAATTAATCCTCAAACTGAACCTTAAAAGCTCAAAAGTGAATATGAATGTCTCTGAACTCTTTTCGTGCTTCAAGCAACGCTGCCAATTGGCAAAGTGCTGTGAGTAGAGCTTGCCGGGGTGGCATTATTATAACCAAAAACACATCAGACGTAAAATAAACGACGCTGGGGCATTGGTGCTTATCCTTTGAAGAGTAAGCAGATGATACTTGGATGTGCGGTTCTTGATTCGATCTAGTAAAATCCAGATAACTTGATGAATGGATAGTCGCCAGCAGGGTAATGGAAACAATTTTATACTGACAATTTACTTCAGCTTTCCAAAATCCAACATGCAAAAATTGGATTCCGGGCTTCTTTAAATTTTCAAGTTTCTCACCTTTAAATAGAAAATCTGTTGCGTAAAGCTGTAGGGCAGATTCAATGGTGAAAAACTAGGGAATTCTAGAAGGGCAGATTcaataagaaaaaaatagacAAAATGGAGAGCGTGCATAAAATGATGGATACAATTCACAAGAACTTCATCTCATTATTATTCCGCAAATTGACTGAACAATAGAGCACTCAGAAACCATGGGGTCTATGACTATCACATCCTGAACAGGGTTGGACATTCCGATTCTTGGCTTGTCATCTCAGCCGTCCGTTGTTCTTTGGCAATCATGTATTTGCGCACTTATGGACGCGGTTTCTACCGCAATTAATCTTTGCCTCATGAGGGATGGGCATTAATAGCATATGTATATATGCGATTCACCTAGACATGGCTAAGGTGCGGTGCAAATGCAATTCTCTTTTGACTTGAAGTTGTTGATTAGGCTAATCAGCTGCACCAACACCATCTCTTGCTGATCTATTGCAATGGGGTATCCTTCTACCAATGGGGCATGCTTCTTCAACAAACAAAATATACTAGGCTAAACTACACATTGGCTCCTAGGCTATAATCGTAATACTACTTCAGTAGCAAATTACCTCTTGTTCACGAAACCTACGAATTGTTCCTTGATGACTGAAAGTCAAATATTGTGACTGAATTATCTCGTGAccctttttcatcatttttttctttcttcttcttcttctactttgCAAATCTTTGTACATGAATGAAAACTCTCTCGCTGTCATTGTTCTTAACCAAACTCCCTATATATCGCGTTGACCCTTTTTTCATCAACTCTAAAGGCGCTACATCGTTTGTTTTATCCAAAACAGAAGCATTTCCTATACATTTGTCATTAATCTCATTACCCATGAGAAGGGGTTAAAAAAACCAAACAAATACCACCTTTctttgctcacatttatcatgGTTCTACTAGCCATCAAAGTCTGCATTGATCCTAGATGAAGTATAACGCCGAAGGTATTAGACGAAAAGGAGACGAGATTtcgtgcatttttttttttcctgctaGTTACCTTCTCCAAACTTCCAAGAacgaaaaaatagagaaatgtcTGTCTGCGAAGGAAGGAAACCATAGCCTTTCCTACCCCAGTTTAGGCCGAAGGTAAGAAAAGTCCATTTGCATTGGGCGGACTTCAATAGAAGGCAGATCATTGGACCAATCAACGACAGAAACTACTAGGCCCAAAACTCAGGCTGTTAGGCCCGTCACAAGTGCCGATCGTTGATTAATGGTGGAATGCATTTGGGCCTAGATGATTGATTTTTTGCTTCACACTGCCATAATCAAATCATAAACCTTAAAGATTAGTCTTTGGTTTGCTCTATTAGCGAGGGATTATTTCAGCACGGTCGGTTATGATTAACTAATTAAATAGTCACTGATAATCTTCCCctgaaaaacaaaataagaaaaaagaaagtgcTAATTCTCTCCATAAATGCCTTGTTTGGATTTTCATTTACCTCACGCCGCTATtgtatatttttctacaaaaaatttcagaaaataataattcaaattcaGACGGGCTCTTAGTATAGCAAGCCTAAGCGGTTTTAGATTTCAATTCAATTTTGATTTGTTGTCTCCAATTTTCCGGTTAGTAATTGATACCAAGAGCAACATCACATCACTTCGCCTTGCCCTATCTTCATACTGCACTTGAGaacttaattttctttttcctctctagTAAATATAAGAGAAAGGATGCTATGCGCAGCCATAAAGGGCTCCCAACAATTTTAATAGCAGAGGTTTGTACCTCATTGGAGCAGCATTTCTATTATTTCTTTCTCCTTTCCAGGTACGCTGAATCGATATCTTTGCAAAAAAATTTTAcgaggaaaaaagaaatcttGTCAAATTTATGGAGAGTTGTCGGAGCCTTATCTTTCCAGGTACGCTGATCGACCGAAATGATCTGCGTAAAAGATTGATCTTTCACCTTGTGGTCCTATAGATAGTAGAAGTTATGGTTGAACAACCAATTAAAGAGGTCCGTTGGCTTATCCAGGTTTTCTCTTTACTCGGAAAGCAACTAAAGTTCTATAAAGTCAGCTGCGGATGATGACAATAGTAGAATCCTACAACTTGAATCCCTAAAAAGAAAgcgaataaaaaaaaaaaatgaagaagaagaaaaactgaAAGAGGATAAGTAACTGAGCAGCCTTCGTATTAATCTTGATCCGGATGGGAAGCATTTTCTTGGCCCCCCATAAACTTGTCACCTAGCcatgaaacaaaaaataagatgATAAACTAGCACAGTTGCACGTGCTTGAGCTTCTTGCAGCCAAGCACCATTTTGGTGACAAGTTGCAAATTAGCCAGATATTTCTGTAACCCATCTACAACGTCACTAAGCTGCAATCAAATCAAGTCGCTGGTGAGCCAACATCGAGCTTGAGTCGAGTTATCGAACTTAAATCGAGTACTGAGAAATGCAACTCGTTAACTTGCTTGCAAATCGGCtcatatatatttgaaaacTCAAGAAGATTCAAGTTTGAGTTCGACTAGGCTCGAATTTCGGATTGGGTTCAAATTTGAGTTTACATTAAAAATTAGTcgaagataaaattaaatcgaaaCTCAAcccaattaaatttaaattcgaCTAACATAGACCTAACCAGCAGTAGAAAGTAGAATCAAATTTAAGGGGAAGGACACCGGAGTACTGAGTGATTCGATTCGCTGGCAAGTTCGAAAACAAAGAAGATCCTGTTGCAGGTGTACTTGTGTACTACAAATCTTTCACACGTGAGCT
This sequence is a window from Coffea eugenioides isolate CCC68of chromosome 7, Ceug_1.0, whole genome shotgun sequence. Protein-coding genes within it:
- the LOC113778276 gene encoding uncharacterized protein At5g65660; amino-acid sequence: MESPDYSPPHVDASRPSLGFPLGTALLLIVIFSLSGIFSCCYHWDKLRSFRRSLPGATDLEEDGVQDASKPKLAHMNMKQNQNQSLPVLMPGDQIPKFIAMPCPCEPPRLEKIVVEVPKKPPKPPRMAIPLY